In one window of Maribacter sp. BPC-D8 DNA:
- a CDS encoding glycoside hydrolase family 65 protein translates to MNQDYIKPDNWCIIEEGFDQENVKSSESIFSIGNGAMGQRANFEETYTGETFQGSYIAGVYYPDKTRVGWWKNGYPEYFAKVLNAPNWIGIKIYINGVEFDLATSKKVSNFRRELNMKEGVYNRSFQAVTSNNVEIEVVVKRFLSIDVDAVGAIAYTVKVLNTDATIVFEPYLDSGITNEDSNWDDKFWNTTNVSTADNRAFIEAHTMKTEFKTCTFMQASLKYDGAEVTGVPSEKTDNFVSLKFGQDVKANSSVTLTKFGGYTVARNHPNEELKQVANNSLDEVSTLGFEQLLQKQKDAWAAIWDMSDIVIEGDVKAQQGIRFNIFQLNQTYLGTDSRLNIGPKGFTGEKYGGSTYWDTEAYCIPFYMATKDDKVARKLLKYRYNHLEKAIENAKKLGFSNGAALYPMVTMNGEECHNEWEITFEEIHRNGAIAFAIHNYFRYTGDYSYIPEMGLEVLIGISRFWHQRVNLSTDKNKYVMLGVTGPNEYENNVNNNWYTNYLAKWCINYTLTQLDKVKSGYSDDYHRIIGKTQLTDRECDKWRKVANKMYFPYSKEHGVFLQQDGFLDKDLVRVDDLPKTERPINQKWSWDRILRSPYIKQADVLQGFYFFEEDFSTEDLEKHFDFYEPFTVHESSLSPCVHSIQAAKLGRMEQAYNFYLRTSRLDLDDYNKEVEEGLHITSMAGTWMSIVEGFGGMRVINDKLSFKPQIPNQWSAYSFKVNFRNRIIKVNVTAKNTTFHLTGTEEVTIRVNGKKVALFPDELTTV, encoded by the coding sequence ATGAATCAAGATTATATAAAACCAGATAATTGGTGCATCATAGAAGAAGGTTTCGATCAAGAAAACGTAAAGTCTTCTGAAAGTATATTTAGTATAGGTAACGGTGCCATGGGGCAACGTGCCAATTTTGAAGAAACCTATACCGGCGAAACTTTTCAAGGTAGTTATATTGCCGGAGTATATTATCCTGATAAAACCCGTGTGGGCTGGTGGAAAAATGGCTATCCAGAATATTTTGCAAAGGTTTTGAACGCTCCTAATTGGATCGGAATCAAAATTTATATTAATGGGGTAGAGTTCGATTTGGCGACGAGTAAGAAAGTGTCAAATTTTAGACGAGAATTGAATATGAAAGAGGGTGTTTACAACCGGAGCTTTCAAGCGGTAACTTCTAATAATGTAGAAATAGAGGTTGTTGTAAAACGGTTTTTAAGTATAGATGTTGATGCTGTAGGGGCTATAGCTTATACGGTTAAGGTTTTAAATACTGATGCTACAATAGTGTTTGAGCCCTATTTAGATAGTGGTATTACAAATGAAGATAGTAACTGGGATGATAAATTCTGGAATACCACAAATGTAAGTACAGCTGATAATCGTGCTTTTATAGAGGCACATACCATGAAAACAGAATTCAAGACCTGTACTTTTATGCAGGCTTCTTTGAAGTATGATGGTGCTGAAGTAACAGGTGTTCCTTCAGAAAAGACAGATAATTTTGTGTCTTTAAAATTTGGGCAAGATGTAAAAGCAAATTCGTCTGTTACGTTGACGAAATTTGGTGGATACACTGTTGCAAGAAATCACCCAAATGAAGAACTCAAACAAGTAGCAAATAATAGTTTAGATGAAGTAAGTACTTTAGGTTTTGAGCAGCTTTTACAAAAACAAAAAGATGCTTGGGCTGCTATTTGGGACATGAGCGATATTGTAATTGAAGGCGATGTAAAGGCGCAACAAGGTATTCGTTTTAATATTTTTCAATTAAATCAAACGTATTTAGGTACAGATTCTAGATTGAATATTGGTCCAAAAGGCTTTACAGGTGAAAAATACGGCGGTAGTACCTATTGGGATACCGAAGCATACTGTATTCCTTTCTATATGGCTACCAAAGATGATAAGGTGGCAAGAAAGCTATTGAAATATCGTTACAATCATCTGGAAAAGGCTATTGAAAATGCGAAGAAATTAGGGTTCTCTAATGGTGCAGCATTGTACCCAATGGTAACCATGAATGGTGAAGAATGCCATAACGAATGGGAAATTACCTTTGAAGAAATTCATAGAAACGGGGCTATTGCCTTTGCAATCCATAACTATTTTAGATATACGGGCGATTACAGCTACATACCTGAAATGGGATTAGAAGTGTTAATTGGTATTTCTAGATTCTGGCATCAACGTGTAAACTTATCTACGGATAAAAATAAATATGTAATGCTTGGGGTTACAGGACCTAATGAGTATGAGAACAATGTCAATAACAACTGGTACACAAACTATTTAGCGAAATGGTGTATTAATTATACGCTTACCCAGCTAGACAAAGTTAAGAGTGGTTATTCAGATGATTATCATAGAATAATTGGTAAAACTCAGCTTACCGATAGAGAGTGTGATAAATGGAGAAAAGTAGCTAATAAAATGTATTTTCCATATTCGAAAGAGCATGGTGTATTTTTACAGCAAGACGGCTTTTTAGATAAAGATTTGGTAAGGGTAGATGATTTACCAAAAACAGAAAGACCTATTAATCAAAAATGGAGTTGGGACAGAATTTTAAGGTCTCCGTATATAAAACAAGCAGATGTTTTACAGGGATTTTACTTTTTTGAGGAAGATTTCTCTACTGAAGATTTAGAAAAGCATTTCGATTTCTATGAACCTTTTACCGTTCATGAATCTTCTTTGTCACCATGTGTACATAGTATTCAGGCAGCGAAATTAGGTAGAATGGAACAGGCATATAATTTCTATTTAAGAACATCTAGATTAGATTTAGATGATTATAATAAAGAGGTAGAAGAAGGTTTGCACATTACATCTATGGCTGGTACTTGGATGAGTATTGTGGAAGGATTTGGAGGTATGCGTGTTATAAATGATAAATTATCATTTAAGCCTCAAATACCGAATCAATGGAGTGCATATTCTTTTAAAGTAAATTTTAGAAACAGAATAATAAAAGTAAATGTCACTGCTAAGAACACTACTTTTCATTTGACAGGAACTGAAGAAGTGACCATTCGTGTAAATGGAAAAAAGGTAGCATTGTTTCCAGATGAATTGACTACTGTGTAA
- the pgmB gene encoding beta-phosphoglucomutase has protein sequence MEKVGFIFDLDGVIVDTAKYHYLAWRKLANELGFEFTKEQNELFKGVSRKRCLEILLDIGNITATQDQFDTWMVEKNVDYLAYIEKMDSSEILPDVTRVLEYLKNKNIPIALGSASKNARPILEKVDLLPYFDSIVDGNSVTKAKPDPEVFLIAANNLGVAANSCVVFEDAVAGIQAANAANMVSIGIGDAEILNEANYNFNDFTEMSDGFLESLINKEHKE, from the coding sequence ATGGAAAAAGTAGGTTTTATATTTGACTTAGATGGTGTTATAGTTGATACGGCTAAATACCATTATTTGGCATGGCGAAAGCTAGCTAATGAATTAGGGTTTGAATTTACCAAAGAGCAGAACGAACTCTTTAAAGGAGTGAGTAGAAAAAGATGTTTAGAAATTCTTTTAGATATTGGCAATATAACAGCTACACAAGATCAGTTCGATACTTGGATGGTAGAGAAAAATGTAGACTACCTTGCTTACATTGAAAAGATGGATTCAAGTGAGATTCTACCAGATGTAACTAGGGTTTTAGAATATTTGAAGAATAAGAATATTCCGATTGCACTAGGCTCGGCAAGCAAAAATGCAAGACCTATTTTAGAGAAGGTTGATTTATTGCCATATTTCGATAGTATTGTCGATGGTAATAGTGTAACAAAGGCAAAACCAGACCCAGAGGTGTTTTTAATTGCAGCGAACAATTTAGGTGTTGCAGCAAATTCATGTGTGGTTTTTGAAGATGCAGTTGCTGGTATACAAGCGGCTAATGCTGCTAATATGGTAAGCATTGGTATTGGAGATGCTGAAATACTAAACGAAGCAAATTATAATTTTAATGACTTTACAGAAATGAGCGATGGTTTTTTAGAATCATTAATCAACAAAGAACATAAAGAATAA
- a CDS encoding glycerophosphodiester phosphodiesterase, translated as MLKRIALAFICITLASCNMKEEPLVIGHRGAMGHETENTLPSIQKAMDLGVDMIEIDVFKIKSGEIVVFHDDKLDRLTNAPGNIEDYYIVDLMQVVVEGGHKIPMLQDVLKLIDNKVALNIELKGAGTADKVNHIMNYYIEQRNWSAENFVISSFNWDELKEMRKHNPNVAIAVLTEENPVEAIPVAKELNAVAINPAFDKLDLEKANEIRDAGFKIYTWTVNELADIDAMKRIGVDGIITNFPERVK; from the coding sequence ATGCTCAAAAGAATTGCCTTAGCTTTTATTTGTATCACTTTAGCATCTTGTAATATGAAAGAAGAACCGTTAGTAATTGGTCATAGAGGTGCTATGGGTCACGAAACTGAAAACACCTTGCCATCTATTCAAAAAGCAATGGATTTGGGTGTTGATATGATAGAAATCGATGTCTTTAAAATTAAAAGTGGAGAGATTGTTGTTTTTCATGATGATAAGCTTGATCGATTAACAAATGCACCAGGTAATATTGAAGATTATTACATTGTTGATTTAATGCAGGTAGTCGTTGAGGGTGGACATAAAATACCAATGCTTCAAGATGTTTTAAAGCTAATTGACAACAAGGTTGCTTTAAATATAGAGCTGAAAGGTGCAGGTACTGCAGATAAGGTTAACCATATCATGAATTACTATATCGAACAAAGAAATTGGTCTGCAGAGAATTTTGTAATCTCAAGTTTTAATTGGGATGAGCTGAAGGAAATGCGTAAGCATAACCCGAACGTAGCCATTGCAGTCTTGACTGAAGAAAACCCTGTAGAAGCCATACCTGTGGCTAAAGAATTAAATGCCGTAGCTATAAACCCTGCTTTTGATAAATTAGATTTAGAAAAGGCAAATGAGATTAGAGATGCCGGTTTTAAAATATATACTTGGACGGTTAATGAACTTGCAGATATTGATGCAATGAAACGTATTGGGGTAGATGGTATTATTACAAACTTTCCAGAACGGGTAAAATAA
- a CDS encoding SusC/RagA family TonB-linked outer membrane protein: MKITFLKSLLVLGAFLCFGSMQAQEVSGTVSDASGPLPGASVLEKGTTNGTQTDFDGNYTLTAEEGAVLIVSYIGYKTQEVAINGRTSINFTLDEDAEALEEVVIIGYGTTTVKDATGSVTAVTADDFNGGNISSPEQLIQGKTAGVNIQETSGEPGAGIQINIRGSNSVRANNNPLFVVDGVPLGGGNTSPQGETGFGQSAVKNPLNFINPNDIESISILKDASATAIYGSRGANGVVIITTKSGKGNSKGVWDFSSSLSIAKAANTFDLAKPSEFLSGVTAVGGNASAVNFGASTDWQQVVLRSTASQNQNLSYSKNYGSGNVRATFGYGKQFGIVENSDLERITGRVNLNQRFLDDKLVLGVQMSIARINDSQAPISAQAGAAGDVLGGAYAANPTWPSNSSFNAGGLNVNPQNALDNTQNITNTDRYLLNGSIQYNFTPELSAKLNGGLDIAEASNTSVVSRDIINLNGVTDIGRGNYGVLKRDNKTFEATVNYNKEFENSNLEALVGFGYQDFQTYGFNAGGRGYSTSDLNAMGRDLRGAVNDLQNAVSGSYQQAYYAPNTGGVLINRLLPTVVAQEGLGSTLDSPVTSVYTDSFDNTDELQSFFARLNYSLNDKYLFTATMRADGSSRFGPENQYGYFPSGAFAWKMNEEDFVGENVSTLKLRLSAGITGNQDGLGYGNFVARQRFSGLSVQQNLDINNNGTAIVATDRPDLKWESSFNLNAGFDFGFNNDRLSGSIDVYRTETTDVLLQTPPAAPAVDPFQFQNVDASIINQGVELALSYDFVRSDDATFSADFNIAYNNNEVQNFEGLIDTGAVNGQGLTGAFAQRFASGQSLYSYYLPIFEGFDGNGNPTYQDVDGNGVGDPFADKTFVGEDALPDITTGLSLNLKVKDFDASVFFQGQFGFSVYNNTENAYFTAGALNNSRNVTQNVLGNGENPEASADASTRFLEKGDFVRFQNASIGYNVPLSGEGALSSLRFSLTGQNLFLITDYSGLDPEVTSNTGDLDSGVPSRGIDYGSYPRPRTFTFGINASF, translated from the coding sequence ATGAAGATTACATTCCTAAAAAGTCTGTTAGTTCTCGGTGCATTTTTGTGCTTTGGATCCATGCAGGCACAAGAAGTATCTGGAACTGTTTCAGATGCAAGTGGACCTTTACCAGGAGCAAGTGTTCTTGAAAAAGGAACAACGAATGGTACGCAAACTGATTTTGACGGTAATTACACATTGACCGCTGAAGAAGGTGCTGTACTTATTGTTAGTTATATCGGCTACAAAACTCAAGAAGTAGCAATTAACGGTAGAACTTCAATCAACTTCACTTTAGACGAAGATGCTGAAGCATTAGAAGAAGTTGTAATTATCGGTTACGGTACTACAACTGTTAAAGATGCAACTGGATCTGTAACAGCTGTAACAGCTGATGATTTTAATGGCGGTAACATTTCTTCTCCTGAACAATTAATACAAGGTAAAACTGCCGGTGTTAACATACAGGAAACTAGTGGTGAGCCAGGTGCAGGTATTCAGATCAACATTAGAGGTTCTAACTCTGTACGTGCAAATAACAATCCACTATTCGTAGTTGATGGTGTTCCATTAGGCGGTGGTAATACTTCACCACAAGGTGAAACTGGTTTTGGACAAAGTGCCGTTAAAAACCCATTGAACTTTATCAACCCTAATGATATTGAAAGCATCAGTATATTAAAAGATGCATCTGCAACAGCTATTTACGGTTCTAGAGGTGCTAACGGTGTTGTTATCATTACTACTAAAAGTGGTAAAGGAAACAGCAAAGGTGTTTGGGACTTTTCAAGTTCTTTGAGTATTGCTAAGGCAGCAAATACTTTTGACCTTGCAAAGCCTTCTGAATTTTTATCTGGTGTTACTGCTGTAGGTGGTAATGCAAGTGCTGTTAATTTCGGAGCTAGTACAGATTGGCAACAAGTTGTATTAAGATCTACCGCTTCTCAAAACCAAAACCTTTCTTATTCTAAGAACTACGGTAGTGGTAACGTAAGAGCAACATTCGGATACGGAAAACAATTTGGTATTGTTGAAAATTCTGATTTAGAAAGAATTACTGGTAGAGTAAATCTTAACCAACGTTTCTTAGATGATAAATTAGTTCTTGGTGTTCAAATGTCGATCGCTAGAATTAATGATTCTCAAGCACCAATTAGTGCTCAAGCAGGAGCTGCAGGTGATGTTTTAGGTGGTGCTTATGCAGCAAACCCAACATGGCCATCTAATTCTAGTTTTAATGCAGGTGGATTAAACGTAAATCCTCAGAATGCTTTAGACAATACACAGAATATCACCAATACTGATAGATATTTACTTAATGGTTCGATTCAGTACAACTTTACTCCTGAGCTTTCTGCAAAATTAAATGGAGGTTTAGATATCGCTGAAGCATCTAATACTTCTGTAGTTTCTAGAGATATTATAAACCTTAACGGTGTTACCGATATAGGTCGTGGTAACTACGGAGTTTTAAAAAGAGACAACAAAACTTTTGAAGCTACTGTTAACTATAATAAAGAATTTGAAAACTCTAACCTAGAAGCTTTAGTAGGTTTCGGTTACCAAGATTTTCAAACATACGGGTTTAACGCTGGTGGTAGAGGTTATTCAACTAGTGATTTAAATGCAATGGGTAGAGACCTTAGAGGTGCTGTAAATGATTTGCAGAATGCTGTTTCAGGTTCTTACCAACAAGCTTATTATGCTCCTAACACAGGTGGTGTTTTAATTAATAGATTGTTACCAACAGTTGTTGCACAAGAGGGACTAGGGTCAACTTTAGACAGCCCAGTAACTTCTGTATATACTGATTCATTCGATAACACAGATGAACTACAATCTTTCTTTGCAAGATTGAACTACTCTTTAAATGACAAATATTTATTTACAGCAACGATGAGAGCTGATGGTTCTTCTAGATTCGGACCTGAAAACCAATATGGTTACTTCCCTTCTGGAGCTTTCGCATGGAAAATGAATGAAGAAGATTTCGTTGGCGAGAACGTATCTACTCTTAAATTACGTTTAAGTGCAGGTATTACTGGTAACCAAGATGGACTAGGATATGGAAACTTCGTAGCTAGACAACGTTTTTCTGGTTTATCTGTTCAACAAAATCTTGATATAAATAATAATGGTACTGCAATTGTTGCTACCGATAGACCTGATTTAAAATGGGAGTCTTCTTTCAACTTAAACGCAGGTTTTGATTTCGGATTTAACAATGATCGTTTAAGTGGTAGTATTGATGTTTATAGAACCGAAACTACTGACGTTCTTTTACAAACGCCACCTGCAGCACCTGCTGTGGATCCTTTCCAATTCCAAAACGTTGACGCTAGTATTATTAACCAAGGGGTTGAATTGGCATTATCTTACGATTTCGTAAGAAGTGATGACGCAACATTCTCTGCAGATTTCAATATTGCTTACAACAACAACGAGGTTCAAAACTTCGAAGGTCTAATTGATACGGGTGCAGTAAACGGTCAAGGTTTAACAGGTGCATTTGCGCAACGTTTCGCTTCTGGTCAATCTTTATATTCTTACTACCTACCAATTTTTGAAGGTTTTGATGGCAACGGAAATCCAACTTACCAGGACGTAGATGGAAATGGCGTGGGAGATCCTTTTGCAGATAAAACTTTTGTTGGCGAAGATGCTTTACCTGATATTACTACTGGTTTAAGCTTAAACTTGAAAGTAAAAGATTTCGATGCATCTGTATTCTTTCAAGGTCAGTTTGGCTTCTCAGTATATAACAACACTGAAAATGCCTATTTTACTGCTGGCGCACTTAACAACTCTAGAAACGTTACTCAAAATGTATTAGGCAATGGAGAAAATCCTGAAGCTTCAGCTGATGCTTCAACTCGTTTCTTAGAAAAAGGGGATTTCGTTCGTTTCCAAAACGCAAGTATTGGTTATAACGTTCCATTATCTGGTGAAGGCGCTTTAAGTTCTTTACGTTTTTCATTAACAGGTCAAAACCTATTTTTGATTACAGATTACAGTGGTTTAGATCCAGAGGTTACTTCTAATACCGGTGATTTAGATTCAGGTGTACCATCAAGAGGTATTGATTATGGTTCTTACCCAAGACCAAGAACTTTCACTTTTGGTATTAACGCATCATTTTAA
- a CDS encoding alpha-amylase family glycosyl hydrolase produces MNSKIVIYHVFTRLFGNTNTNNKPWGTIEENGIGKFADFNKKALTEIKDLGVTHIWYTGIPHHAVINDYTEIGISNDDPDVVKGRAGSPYAVKDYYNVNPDLAKDPSKRLKEFKSLIDRTHKAGMKVIIDIVPNHVARKYEGKTNPKGVSDFGFGDDTSVEYEKDNNFYYIPGTEFKTPQWRDGYVPLGGDVPDFSYAKLEEIPAKWTGNGSRSPQPDMNDWYETVRINYGVRPDGRLDFDMLPNDFGEKDYEEHFNYWVKRVVPSSWRKFRDVALYWLSMGVDGFRYDMAEMVPVEFWSFMNSSIKMKNPDAFIMAEVYNPDLYRTYIHKGKMDYLYDKVDFYDGLKHIMKGYGWSDHLPVVQNGLHDIEHNMLHFLENHDEQRIASPEFVGNAEIGRPAMVVSATISTSPTMIYFGQEVGEPAAEHAGFGSASRTSIFDYIGVPHHQRWVNNKKFDGGQSTPEEASLRDFYKRLLNFTISSEALMGAYREIHFYNKEITENYNHRVLSYVRWSENQKLIVVSNFDVNDHFSFDLKLPVDLMNTWQLKEGSYQLLDALYGHENSLRVENGEGHVAINLNPLESFIFELKS; encoded by the coding sequence ATGAATAGTAAGATTGTAATTTATCATGTATTTACCAGACTTTTTGGTAACACGAATACCAATAACAAACCATGGGGTACTATAGAAGAAAATGGGATAGGAAAGTTTGCTGATTTTAATAAAAAAGCGCTTACAGAAATTAAAGATTTAGGTGTCACCCATATTTGGTATACAGGTATACCGCATCACGCTGTAATCAATGACTATACTGAAATTGGTATTTCTAATGATGATCCAGACGTGGTTAAGGGTAGAGCAGGATCGCCTTACGCAGTTAAAGATTATTACAATGTTAACCCCGATTTGGCTAAAGACCCTTCAAAAAGGTTAAAGGAGTTCAAATCACTTATTGATCGTACACATAAGGCGGGTATGAAGGTGATTATTGATATTGTGCCGAATCATGTAGCTAGAAAGTATGAAGGAAAGACGAATCCTAAAGGGGTTTCTGATTTCGGATTTGGCGATGATACATCCGTAGAATATGAAAAAGACAATAATTTTTATTACATCCCGGGAACGGAATTTAAAACTCCACAATGGCGAGATGGTTATGTTCCATTAGGTGGCGACGTTCCAGATTTCTCATATGCTAAATTAGAGGAGATTCCGGCGAAATGGACAGGTAATGGTTCACGTAGTCCGCAACCAGATATGAACGATTGGTATGAGACCGTTCGTATAAATTATGGTGTTAGACCAGATGGTAGGTTAGATTTTGATATGCTGCCGAATGATTTTGGGGAGAAAGATTATGAAGAGCATTTTAATTACTGGGTAAAAAGAGTAGTGCCTAGTTCTTGGCGTAAGTTTAGAGATGTTGCCTTGTATTGGTTATCGATGGGTGTTGATGGTTTTAGATATGATATGGCAGAAATGGTTCCGGTAGAGTTTTGGAGCTTTATGAATTCATCTATCAAAATGAAAAACCCCGATGCTTTTATAATGGCAGAGGTGTATAATCCAGATTTATATAGAACCTATATCCATAAAGGAAAAATGGATTATTTATATGACAAGGTCGATTTCTATGACGGCTTAAAACATATAATGAAAGGCTACGGTTGGTCTGATCATTTGCCGGTAGTGCAAAATGGTTTGCATGATATAGAACATAACATGCTTCACTTTTTAGAGAATCATGACGAGCAGCGAATTGCTAGTCCAGAATTTGTAGGTAATGCTGAAATAGGCAGACCTGCAATGGTCGTTTCTGCAACTATAAGTACATCGCCAACGATGATTTATTTCGGGCAAGAAGTTGGTGAGCCAGCTGCTGAACATGCAGGTTTTGGTAGTGCGTCAAGAACATCAATCTTTGATTATATCGGTGTTCCTCATCACCAAAGATGGGTGAATAATAAAAAGTTCGATGGTGGTCAATCTACCCCAGAAGAAGCTTCTTTGAGAGACTTCTACAAACGTTTATTGAATTTTACTATTAGTAGTGAGGCTTTAATGGGTGCTTATCGCGAGATTCATTTTTACAATAAAGAAATTACTGAAAATTACAACCACAGGGTATTGTCATATGTTCGTTGGTCAGAGAATCAAAAACTTATAGTTGTTTCAAATTTTGATGTCAACGACCATTTTTCGTTCGATTTAAAATTACCGGTCGATTTAATGAATACATGGCAATTAAAAGAAGGTAGTTATCAATTACTTGATGCACTTTATGGTCATGAGAATTCATTACGAGTAGAAAATGGAGAAGGTCATGTCGCAATCAACTTAAATCCTTTAGAATCCTTTATTTTTGAATTAAAATCTTAA
- a CDS encoding NAD(P)/FAD-dependent oxidoreductase, whose amino-acid sequence MYDVLVIGGGAAGFYAAIHIAEKRPNTKIAILERGKDVLTKVKISGGGRCNVTHAEFNPADLSKNYPRGEKELLGPFHTYASGDTVGFFEERGVALKIEEDGRMFPVSNSSQTIIDCFISEADRLGVQVKTLCSVTGIEQIEEEGAKIWKVAVGESFMYCKKLILATGSNPKMWKYIEALGHTVVPPVPSLFTFNIKDERIADIPGVATHAEVNVIPKKNFGKKTGKTKLDTSGLSSDGPLLVTHWGMSGPAILKLSAWGARILEQYNYQFKIQVNWVPEYHQNGLLELFLKVKQVEKKTILRTKVLDIPKRLWANLVKSAGIDDTTTWPEVSKQQLTSLAEQLTAGVFQVNGKSTFKEEFVTAGGLDLKEINFKTYESKMLPGLYFAGEIINVDAITGGFNFQNAWTGGYIAANGVVESLNADQS is encoded by the coding sequence ATGTACGACGTTTTAGTAATTGGTGGTGGTGCTGCAGGCTTTTATGCGGCAATACATATCGCAGAAAAAAGACCAAATACTAAAATAGCTATTTTAGAACGTGGTAAAGATGTACTGACCAAGGTGAAAATTTCTGGTGGTGGTCGCTGTAATGTTACCCATGCAGAATTTAATCCGGCAGATTTAAGCAAGAACTATCCAAGAGGAGAAAAAGAACTTTTAGGTCCTTTTCATACCTATGCCAGTGGCGATACCGTCGGTTTTTTTGAAGAACGCGGTGTTGCTTTAAAAATCGAGGAAGATGGTAGAATGTTTCCTGTTAGTAATTCATCACAGACAATTATAGACTGTTTTATTTCAGAGGCAGATAGATTAGGAGTTCAGGTGAAAACACTTTGTTCTGTGACCGGAATAGAGCAAATTGAGGAAGAAGGAGCTAAGATTTGGAAGGTTGCCGTAGGCGAGAGTTTTATGTACTGCAAAAAGCTCATTTTGGCAACGGGAAGCAATCCTAAAATGTGGAAGTATATTGAAGCATTAGGGCATACCGTTGTTCCACCTGTACCGTCATTGTTCACTTTTAATATAAAAGATGAGCGTATAGCAGATATACCCGGTGTGGCTACACATGCCGAGGTAAACGTAATACCCAAAAAGAACTTTGGTAAAAAGACAGGAAAAACAAAATTAGATACATCTGGTTTAAGCTCAGACGGACCATTATTGGTCACGCATTGGGGAATGAGCGGACCAGCTATTTTAAAGCTATCTGCATGGGGAGCGAGAATTTTAGAGCAGTATAATTATCAATTTAAAATTCAGGTGAATTGGGTACCAGAATATCACCAAAACGGATTGTTAGAGTTGTTTTTAAAAGTAAAGCAGGTAGAAAAGAAAACTATTTTAAGAACCAAGGTGCTAGATATCCCCAAACGTTTATGGGCGAATTTGGTAAAATCAGCTGGTATTGATGATACCACAACATGGCCAGAAGTATCTAAACAACAATTAACTTCATTAGCAGAACAACTGACTGCAGGTGTTTTTCAAGTTAACGGAAAAAGTACTTTTAAAGAAGAATTTGTAACCGCTGGTGGTTTAGATTTAAAGGAAATCAATTTTAAAACCTACGAAAGTAAAATGCTGCCTGGGCTGTATTTCGCAGGTGAGATTATTAATGTAGATGCCATTACTGGCGGATTCAATTTTCAAAATGCTTGGACAGGTGGTTACATTGCAGCGAACGGAGTGGTAGAAAGTTTGAATGCGGATCAATCATAA
- a CDS encoding LacI family DNA-binding transcriptional regulator: protein MKPKITLKDIARELDVSISTVSKALKNSKEISKDTKDRIKAFAKFYNYRPNNIALSLKNKRTKNIGVVIPDIVHHFFTTVFRGIEMYANQMGYNVIVCISDESFDKEVINMEMLANGSIDGFILSLSAETQRKNDFTHLKELLDQGIPIVLFDRVTPEVACDKVVLNDVEISRESVAHFIGKGSKKIALITTDNYFNVSESRKDGYLIALKENDITFDENLILTLPHDLDNTKLIKEFFQKNEIEAVLCVNEIFAVQCMSVIQQMGFRIPEDISIIGFTDGILSRFSSPKLSTVAQHGQKMGELAAKMLINRMESTEMVEAPFRTEVIEATLIKRGSTIN, encoded by the coding sequence TTGAAACCAAAAATCACTTTAAAAGATATTGCTAGAGAACTTGATGTTTCAATTTCTACGGTGTCGAAGGCATTGAAAAATAGTAAAGAAATTAGCAAAGACACAAAAGATAGAATAAAGGCTTTTGCAAAATTCTATAACTACCGGCCTAATAATATAGCACTTAGTTTAAAGAATAAGAGAACCAAAAATATTGGGGTTGTCATTCCAGATATTGTACATCACTTTTTTACCACAGTTTTTAGGGGTATAGAAATGTATGCCAACCAAATGGGGTATAATGTTATTGTTTGTATTTCTGATGAATCTTTTGATAAAGAGGTTATTAATATGGAAATGTTGGCGAATGGCAGTATAGATGGCTTTATACTTTCTTTGAGTGCTGAAACACAACGTAAAAATGATTTTACACATTTAAAAGAGTTATTAGATCAGGGTATACCAATAGTACTTTTTGATAGAGTAACCCCAGAAGTTGCATGCGATAAGGTTGTGTTAAATGATGTTGAGATATCTCGCGAATCTGTAGCGCATTTTATAGGGAAGGGATCTAAAAAAATCGCATTGATTACTACCGACAACTATTTTAATGTCAGTGAAAGTAGAAAAGATGGCTATTTAATAGCTTTAAAAGAGAATGACATAACGTTCGATGAGAATCTAATTTTGACTTTACCTCATGATTTAGACAATACAAAGCTAATAAAAGAGTTTTTTCAAAAAAATGAAATAGAAGCGGTATTGTGTGTCAATGAGATTTTTGCAGTTCAATGTATGAGTGTTATTCAGCAAATGGGTTTTAGAATACCTGAAGATATTTCTATAATCGGATTTACAGACGGAATCTTATCTCGGTTCTCTTCTCCTAAACTTAGTACGGTTGCTCAACATGGTCAAAAAATGGGAGAATTGGCGGCTAAAATGTTGATCAATAGAATGGAGTCAACTGAAATGGTTGAAGCGCCTTTTAGAACAGAGGTTATTGAAGCAACATTAATTAAAAGAGGTTCTACAATCAATTAA